From a single Oreochromis niloticus isolate F11D_XX linkage group LG4, O_niloticus_UMD_NMBU, whole genome shotgun sequence genomic region:
- the dnaja3a gene encoding dnaJ heat shock protein family (Hsp40) member A3a: MRRSSGAAASVAMMASSAARCSSRWITVAVSSGQRRAVSAIVCSGHGEVRSFSTLGAENLWRGGSVVCGGVGKAVTLRGLSVPGLKPPNAVYTQSFHTSAPASSKQDFYQVLGVPRTATQKEIKKAYYQMAKKYHPDTNKDDPQAKEKFAQLAEAYEVLSDEGKRKQYDTYGTAGFDAGQAGGGQHYWSGHASNVDPEELFRKIFGEFSGGRGFGDFGAIFDQPQEYIMELTFTQAAKGVNKEMSVNIETACQRCDGKGHEPGTKVQHCHNCNGSGMETVNTGPFVMRSTCRRCGGKGTVISTPCHSCRGTGQTKQKKTVMVPVPAGVEDGQTVRMPVGKKEIFITFRVQKSPIFRRDGADIHSDLYVSVAQAILGGTARTQGLYETLNLSIPTGIQTDQRIRLSGKGIARVSGYGFGDHYIHVKIKIPKNLTDRQRALLMSYAEDETDIEGTVNGVTATTTGKRSSMN; encoded by the exons ATGCGCAGATCGTCTGGAGCGGCGGCCAGTGTAGCAATGATGGCGTCGTCGGCCGCTCGTTGCTCCTCACGTTGGATTACAGTCGCCGTGTCTTCAGGACAGCGGAGAGCTGTCAGTGCTATTGTGTGCTCTGGCCATGGAGAAGTCCGGAGTTTCTCTACACTGGGGGCCGAAAACCTGTGGCGCGGTGGGAGCGTGGTGTGTGGCGGAGTGGGGAAAGCGGTGACATTGAGAGGGCTGTCAG TTCCAGGCCTCAAACCACCAAACGCTGTCTACACTCAGTCCTTTCACACAAGTGCCCCTGCCAGCAGCAAACAGGACTTTTACCAGGTTCTTGGGGTACCTCGCACAGCAACACAGAAGGAGATCAAGAAAGCCTACTACCAG ATGGCTAAAAAGTATCACCCTGACACCAACAAAGATGACCCACAAGCCAAGGAAAAATTTGCTCAGCTGGCTGAAGCATATGAG GTTCTTAGTGATGAAGGGAAGCGGAAGCAGTATGATACATATGGCACAGCAGGCTTTGATGCAGGTCAGGCGGGTGGAGGGCAGCATTACTGGAGCGGACATGCCAGCAACGTGGATCCAGAGGAGCTCTTCCGGAAAATCTTTGGAGAATTCTCTGGAGGCCGGGGCTTTGGAGACTTCGGCGCCATATTTGATCAGCCACAGGAG TACATTATGGAGCTGACATTTACTCAGGCAGCAAAGGGGGTCAACAAAGAGATGTCAGTTAACATCGAAACAGCCTGCCAGCGCTGTGATGGTAAAGGCCATGAGCCAGGCACTAAGGTGCAACACTGCCACAACTGCAATGGTTCTGGCATG GAAACGGTAAACACTGGCCCATTTGTGATGCGTTCCACATGTCGGCGCTGCGGTGGCAAAGGCACGGTCATTTCCACCCCCTGCCACTCTTGTCGTGGCACGGGACAAaccaaacagaagaagacagtgATGGTTCCTGTGCCTGCAG GAGTGGAGGATGGTCAGACAGTGAGAATGCCGGTTGGAAAGAAGGAGATCTTCATCACATTTAGG GTCCAAAAAAGTCCCATATTCAGGAGGGACGGCGCAGACATCCACTCTGACCTTTACGTATCCGTGGCGCAAGCCATCCTGGGCGGCACAGCGAGAACACAGGGCCTATATGAAACTCTGAATTTATCT ATCCCTACGGGCATCCAGACAGACCAGAGGATCCGCCTGTCAGGGAAGGGAATTGCTCGAGTCAGTGGCTATGGCTTTGGAGATCACTACATCCACGTCAAAATTAAAATACCCAA GAATCTCACAGATAGACAAAGAGCTCTGTTGATGAGCTACGCTGAGGATGAGACGGACATAGAGGGGACGGTAAACGGTGTCACTGCCACCACCACAG GTAAAAGATCTTCCATGAACTGA